Proteins from a genomic interval of Uloborus diversus isolate 005 chromosome 4, Udiv.v.3.1, whole genome shotgun sequence:
- the LOC129220874 gene encoding uncharacterized protein LOC129220874, translating into MGDGKLPVDPATQEISFPSNLCQLQSSIEDLEKNVFPNIINNFRNHDWLCERAILAPKNDAVNRINNVIQLKLPGAIMEYKSIDTVIEEDQAVNYPVEFFNSLEPPVVPPHKLRLKIGSPILLLRNLNTPKLCNGTRLSVKKLMPNAIEATIINGKCKGEDVLIPRIPMIPTDLPFTFKRLQFPVRLAFAITINKAQGQSLRVAGLHLANPCFSHMWLAPE; encoded by the coding sequence ATGGGCGACGGCAAACTTCCTGTTGATCCAGCAACACAGGAGATATCGTTCCCATCGAACTTGTGCCAACTACAGTCATCAATAGAAGATCTTGAGAAAAACGTTTTCCCGAACATTATAAACAATTTCAGGAATCACGATTGGCTTTGCGAACGTGCTATCTTAGCCCCAAAGAATGATGCCGTCAATCGAATCAATAACGTGATTCAGTTGAAACTTCCTGGTGCAATTATGGAATACAAATCCATTGATACAGTCATAGAAGAAGATCAAGCTGTTAATTATCCAGTGGAGTTTTTCAATTCATTGGAACCACCTGTAGTTCCACCCCACAAACTTAGGCTAAAAATCGGTTCACCAATATTGCTTCTACGAAATCTCAACACGCCAAAGTTATGCAATGGAACCAGACTTTCCGTGAAAAAACTGATGCCGAACGCGATTGAAGCAACAATAATTAATGGCAAATGTAAGGGTGAAGATGTGCTCATTCCGCGCATTCCTATGATTCCTACTGATTTGCCCTTCACTTTCAAACGACTACAATTTCCTGTGCGCCTTGCTTTCGCAATAACGATCAACAAAGCTCAGGGGCAGTCGCTGCGCGTTGCCGGACTACATTTAGCGAATCCATGTTTTTCGCATATGTGGCTTGCTCCAGAGTAG